One Euphorbia lathyris chromosome 1, ddEupLath1.1, whole genome shotgun sequence DNA segment encodes these proteins:
- the LOC136232317 gene encoding cyclic dof factor 3: protein MQENCSEDPTIKLFGMKIPLTTANERPPISGKEFHHFEIVEDEEEKVENKDILSGKFTETTEEEEEDDSIEVTKECENPETSTESNVKPSTPPVNEEPTKSKNSKAEKEENDTENTDEKTLKKPDKILPCPRCNSMDTKFCYYNNYNINQPRHFCKACQRYWTAGGTMRNVPVGAGRRKNKNSASHYRHITISEALQAARMESPHNPALKTNARVLSFGMDPQICDSMASVFNLTDNKALNRTRNGLHQLEEKRINPGRENGDDCSSGSSVTVSNSMEEGGRNCSQEGYMNGFASPIQCLPGVPWPYQLPPPAAFCPPGFPLQFYPPIWNCGGWNMNIPLMSPQSSTNQKAAPPPTLGKHSRNGETIKPYESEQHDEPEKHRNGSVLTPKTLRIDDPNEAAKSSIWTTLGIKNESLNGGKLLKTFHSKTNEKIHVNEASQLLMANPAAMSRSMNFHETS from the exons atgcaaGAAAATTGTAGTGAGGATCCCACTATTAAGCTCTTCGGAATGAAAATACCTCTCACGACTGCAAATGAACGTCCGCCGATTTCCGGGAAGGAGTTTCATCATTTCGAGATagtagaagatgaagaggagaaaGTAGAGAACAAG GATATTCTATCAGGAAAATTCACAGAGACaacagaagaagaggaggaagatgaTTCAATTGAGGTTACTAAAGAGTGTGAAAATCCAGAAACATCAACAGAGTCTAATGTAAAGCCGAGTACACCCCCTGTGAATGAAgaacccacaaaatcaaagaaTTCAAAAGCAGAAAAAGAAGAGAATGATACAGAAAATACAGATGAGAAAACACTTAAGAAGCCAGACAAAATACTTCCTTGCCCTCGATGCAATAGCATGGATACTAAATTTTGTTACTACAACAATTACAACATCAATCAGCCTCGCCATTTCTGCAAAGCCTGCCAAAGATACTGGACTGCTGGTGGTACTATGAGGAATGTTCCTGTCGGAGCAGGAAGACGCAAGAACAAGAATTCTGCATCCCATTATCGTCACATAACTATTTCCGAGGCACTTCAAGCTGCTCGAATGGAATCACCTCACAATCCTGCACTCAAAACTAATGCTAGAGTACTTAGCTTTGGCATGGATCCACAAATATGTGATTCTATGGCTTCTGTTTTCAATCTTACTGACAATAAGGCTTTGAACAGAACTCGAAATGGGTTACATCAGCTTGAAGAAAAGAGGATTAATCCAGGTAGAGAAAATGGTGATGATTGCTCGAGCGGATCATCTGTGACAGTTTCGAATTCAATGGAGGAAGGAGGAAGGAATTGTTCACAAGAAGGTTACATGAATGGATTTGCATCTCCGATTCAATGTCTTCCTGGTGTTCCCTGGCCTTATCAATTGCCTCCTCCGGCTGCCTTTTGTCCTCCAGGATTTCCTCTCCAATTTTATCCCCCCATTTGGAACTGTGGTGGTTGGAATATGAATATCCCTTTGATGTCTCCTCAATCTTCAACAAATCAAAAAGCAGCACCACCTCCTACTTTGGGAAAACACTCAAGGAATGGAGAAACTATCAAACCATATGAATCGGAGCAACACGATGAGCCCGAAAAGCATAGGAATGGAAGTGTTTTAACCCCAAAAACATTAAGAATTGATGATCCAAATGAAGCAGCAAAAAGTTCTATATGGACAACTCTCGGAATCAAGAATGAATCATTGAATGGAGGAAAGCTATTAAAGACATTCCACTCCAAGACCAATGAAAAGATTcatgttaatgaagcttctcaATTATTAATGGCAAATCCTGCTGCCATGTCGCGGTCTATGAACTTTCATGAGACTTCTTAA